From Hydra vulgaris chromosome 07, alternate assembly HydraT2T_AEP, a single genomic window includes:
- the LOC100213553 gene encoding GTP-binding protein Rab-3D isoform X2, which translates to MSQRLSKNTFKTRNPIKESNNTCVTKINIFLVGSRKVGKTSLIFRYATNMYSETYFPTIGVDTKVVEVETHDRKRVAVTFWDTPGDDAVRQSSNKELYSRASGFLVLYDVNNVESYNAVYDWMRLIENNALENAQVVVIGNKTDLRDPNNPVITKDDGVHMASCYNAKFMETSVCTQKNVNKTIKRMVTNICNEK; encoded by the exons ATGAGCCAACgtctttcaaaaaatacttttaaaacaaggAATCCAATCAAAGAGTCTAATAATACTTGTGTtactaaaatcaatatttttctcGTTGGAAGTAGGAAAGTtggaaaaacaagtttaatctTCCGCTATGCAACGAATATGTATTCAGAAACGTATTTCCCGACTATTGGAGTAGATACAAAAGTTGTGGAAGTAGAAACCCACGATAGAAAACGAGTAGCTGTTACTTTTTGGGACACAC CTGGAGATGATGCAGTTCGACAAAGTTCAAACAAAGAGTTGTACAGCCGAGCATCAGGATTTCTTGTGCTTTACGACGTTAACAACGTGGAGTCATACAACGCAGTATATGATTG gatgagattaattgaaaataatgcGTTGGAAAACGCACAAGTGGTTGTCATTGGAAACAAAACAGATTTGAGGGATCCCAATAATCCAGTTATTACAAAAGATGATGGCGTTCACATGGCATCCTGTTACAACGCAAAGTTCATGGAAACTAGCgtttgcacacaaaaaaatgtgaataaaaCGATCAAAAGAATGGTCACAAATATTTGTAACGAAAAATAA